Proteins encoded by one window of Actinocorallia herbida:
- a CDS encoding IclR family transcriptional regulator, translating into MSTESGDGGVRSVQRALEILALLTEERPVVSIRDIVEETGLAKTTVIRLVQTLEQNGLLWGTQNGYMAGPGLWRWTHLARSSWELPPETRRQMRDLGARQRETVNLYMQRDIYRVCVAQQESPQPLRHVVHVGDELPLWSGASSKVLLRDAPDPLLLRIARTSPYGDAHVKRLRAWIDETAHHGWAQSHGEREEGLSAVAVPIIGRSGGVVAALSLSGPTVRFGAEPVARFAADLRDVAAQISERGFDHPLSTG; encoded by the coding sequence GTGAGTACCGAGAGCGGCGATGGCGGAGTGCGCAGCGTCCAGCGGGCGCTGGAGATCCTCGCCCTGCTGACGGAGGAGCGGCCCGTGGTGTCGATCCGCGACATCGTCGAGGAGACCGGGCTGGCCAAGACCACGGTGATCCGCCTGGTCCAGACGCTGGAGCAGAACGGACTGCTCTGGGGCACGCAGAACGGCTACATGGCCGGGCCCGGCCTCTGGCGGTGGACGCACCTCGCCCGCAGCAGCTGGGAGCTCCCGCCCGAGACGCGCCGGCAGATGCGCGACCTCGGCGCCAGGCAGCGCGAGACCGTCAACCTCTACATGCAGCGCGACATCTACCGCGTCTGCGTCGCGCAGCAGGAGAGCCCCCAGCCCCTGCGGCACGTCGTCCACGTGGGCGACGAACTCCCCCTGTGGTCCGGCGCCTCCTCCAAGGTGCTCCTGCGCGACGCCCCCGACCCGCTCCTCCTGCGGATCGCCAGGACCTCCCCGTACGGAGACGCGCACGTCAAGCGCCTGCGCGCATGGATCGACGAGACGGCCCACCACGGCTGGGCGCAGAGCCACGGCGAACGCGAAGAGGGCCTTTCCGCCGTCGCCGTGCCGATCATCGGACGGTCCGGCGGCGTCGTGGCGGCGCTCTCCCTGAGCGGTCCCACTGTCCGGTTCGGCGCGGAGCCCGTGGCCCGGTTCGCCGCCGACCTCCGCGACGTCGCCGCGCAGATCTCCGAGCGCGGCTTCGACCACCCCCTGAGCACCGGCTGA
- a CDS encoding FAD-dependent monooxygenase, whose product MSRGSVLIVGGGIGGLSTAIALRNVGYEVNVVEIQEDLHSSVFGVGIIQPMNALRALDAIGCALPCMEAGYPAPAWGKVVDVEGNFLRDMPGARVEGSDLPPLNGITRPQLHRILTDKAAEVGVTIEYSKTFTELVDGPDGVAVTYDDGTENTVDHVVGADGVYSKVRPYVLGEMKPTFLGQGAYRVNVPRLPEIDRIILQTGPNGMAGFVPIGQDLAYFFYNTDFTEGTWLESSELGDLLREHLEGFGGLTGWVRDNFCDDASQVVFRPEEWLIAPAPWHRGRIVLIGDAVHAVTPHLGQGAAQAIEDGIVLAECLAAGQGDHEKAFAAYTERRYERCKLVVETCVNIGKWEMDPSSMAGFDHVAATEHVLREMVKPI is encoded by the coding sequence GTGAGTCGAGGCAGCGTCCTCATCGTCGGCGGCGGCATCGGTGGGCTCTCCACGGCCATCGCGCTGCGGAACGTCGGCTACGAGGTCAACGTGGTGGAGATCCAGGAGGACCTCCACTCGTCGGTGTTCGGCGTCGGCATCATCCAGCCCATGAACGCGCTCCGCGCGCTCGACGCGATCGGCTGCGCCCTGCCGTGCATGGAGGCCGGCTACCCGGCACCGGCCTGGGGCAAGGTCGTCGACGTCGAGGGGAACTTCCTGCGCGACATGCCGGGCGCCCGGGTTGAGGGCTCCGACCTGCCGCCCCTCAACGGCATCACCCGCCCCCAGCTGCACCGGATCCTGACGGACAAGGCCGCCGAGGTCGGCGTCACCATCGAGTACAGCAAGACCTTCACCGAGCTCGTCGACGGCCCCGACGGCGTCGCGGTGACCTACGACGACGGCACCGAGAACACGGTCGACCACGTGGTGGGCGCCGACGGCGTCTACTCCAAGGTCCGCCCCTACGTCCTCGGCGAGATGAAGCCGACCTTCCTCGGCCAGGGCGCCTACCGCGTCAACGTCCCCCGCCTGCCCGAGATCGACCGGATCATCCTCCAGACCGGCCCGAACGGCATGGCCGGCTTCGTCCCGATCGGGCAGGACCTCGCCTACTTCTTCTACAACACCGACTTCACCGAAGGCACCTGGCTGGAGTCGTCGGAGCTGGGCGACCTGCTGCGCGAGCACTTGGAAGGCTTCGGCGGCCTGACCGGCTGGGTCCGCGACAACTTCTGCGACGACGCCTCCCAGGTCGTGTTCCGGCCGGAGGAGTGGCTGATCGCCCCGGCGCCCTGGCACCGCGGCCGGATCGTCCTCATCGGCGACGCCGTCCACGCCGTCACCCCGCACCTCGGCCAGGGCGCCGCCCAGGCGATCGAGGACGGCATCGTGCTGGCCGAGTGCCTCGCCGCCGGCCAGGGCGACCACGAGAAGGCGTTCGCGGCCTACACCGAACGCCGCTACGAGCGCTGCAAGCTCGTCGTGGAGACCTGCGTGAACATCGGCAAGTGGGAGATGGACCCCTCCTCCATGGCCGGATTCGACCACGTCGCCGCCACCGAGCACGTCCTGCGCGAAATGGTCAAGCCCATCTGA
- a CDS encoding aldehyde dehydrogenase family protein, producing the protein MLEVLLRSSIEDDMMVVPAFVAGEWQVEGPPGDRIGPYLGRVVSRAPQAQPADLERVLRFAKESARTVAALAPASRAAVLERASAAVRADRDALARLLALELGKPVKDGRGELDRVADTFAVCAAEARNIGGETLPVAGWERGVGNTALTFRAPVGVALAITPFNAPANLLAHKLGASFAAGNTTIVKAPPQAPAISAALVALLVEAGMPPEAVQLVHGGGEVGSVLCAADEVAVISFTGSPRTGAAVARAAGAKRLVLELGGNAATIVCEDADLAHAARTCARTGYSNSGQSCISVQRVYVHESRYAEFLDLFTERVRELRVGDPLDPATDVGSMVDEDAAERVVAWSAKAAADGARVLLGGTRDRASAAPTIVAGPSPDALVVTHEIFGALVAVLPYADFDEVVATCNAGRYGLQAGLFTRDIGRIMSAWRDLEVGGVIVNGSSNYRLDHVPFGGVKDSGFGRESPRCMIEDYTQVKTLMLRGTSIWGEN; encoded by the coding sequence ATGCTCGAAGTTCTGCTGAGGTCGTCCATCGAGGACGACATGATGGTGGTACCGGCTTTCGTGGCCGGTGAGTGGCAAGTTGAAGGTCCGCCTGGTGACCGAATCGGTCCGTATCTGGGCCGGGTGGTCTCGCGTGCCCCGCAGGCGCAGCCGGCGGACCTGGAGCGGGTTCTCCGCTTCGCGAAGGAGAGCGCCCGCACCGTGGCCGCGCTGGCCCCCGCAAGCCGGGCGGCCGTTCTCGAACGGGCCTCCGCCGCGGTCCGCGCCGACCGGGACGCGCTGGCGCGCCTCCTCGCGCTGGAGCTCGGCAAGCCGGTCAAGGACGGGCGCGGGGAACTCGACCGGGTCGCCGACACCTTCGCCGTCTGCGCGGCCGAGGCGCGGAACATCGGCGGTGAGACGCTGCCCGTCGCCGGATGGGAGCGCGGCGTCGGCAACACCGCGCTCACCTTCCGCGCCCCGGTCGGGGTCGCGCTGGCCATCACCCCGTTCAACGCCCCGGCGAACCTGCTCGCGCACAAGCTCGGCGCCTCGTTCGCCGCGGGCAACACCACGATCGTCAAAGCGCCTCCGCAGGCGCCGGCGATCTCCGCGGCGCTCGTCGCGCTCCTGGTGGAGGCGGGGATGCCGCCGGAGGCGGTGCAGCTCGTCCACGGCGGGGGAGAGGTCGGCTCGGTCCTGTGCGCCGCCGACGAGGTCGCCGTCATCAGCTTCACCGGCAGTCCCCGGACCGGGGCCGCGGTCGCGCGCGCGGCCGGGGCCAAGCGCCTGGTGCTGGAACTGGGCGGGAACGCCGCGACGATCGTCTGCGAGGACGCCGACCTCGCGCACGCCGCGCGGACCTGCGCGCGGACCGGGTACAGCAACTCCGGCCAGAGCTGCATCTCGGTGCAGCGGGTCTACGTGCACGAGTCGCGCTACGCGGAGTTCCTCGACCTCTTCACCGAGAGGGTGCGGGAGCTGCGCGTCGGCGACCCGCTCGATCCGGCGACCGACGTCGGATCGATGGTCGACGAGGACGCGGCCGAGCGGGTCGTCGCGTGGAGCGCGAAGGCCGCGGCGGACGGCGCCCGGGTGCTGCTCGGGGGCACCCGGGACCGGGCCTCGGCGGCGCCCACCATCGTCGCGGGGCCCTCCCCGGACGCGCTGGTCGTCACGCACGAGATCTTCGGCGCGCTCGTCGCGGTCCTGCCGTACGCGGACTTCGACGAGGTCGTGGCGACCTGCAACGCTGGGAGGTACGGACTCCAGGCGGGGCTGTTCACCCGGGACATCGGGCGCATCATGTCCGCCTGGCGCGATCTCGAGGTCGGCGGGGTCATCGTGAACGGCTCCTCCAACTACCGGCTTGATCATGTGCCATTCGGCGGTGTCAAGGATTCGGGTTTCGGTCGCGAGTCCCCGCGCTGCATGATCGAGGACTACACGCAGGTCAAGACGCTGATGCTGCGCGGGACGTCCATCTGGGGTGAGAATTGA
- a CDS encoding TetR/AcrR family transcriptional regulator translates to MTAVHPAPGRQRDPARTRAEILDVAAREFARLGYDGARVDEIAALTRTTKRMIYYYFGGKEQLFVAVLERAYTEVRSAEAGIDVAHLAPVEAIRRLAELTYDHHHGHPDFIRLVSIENIHLAEHLRTSEVLANLGAPAIDLISRILAAGTASGDFTTDADAVDVHMMISAFCVFAVANQHTFQALFDRDLTAEADRDRYRRMIGEMVVAYLTGGGRNVDE, encoded by the coding sequence ATGACCGCCGTACACCCAGCCCCCGGTCGGCAGCGGGATCCCGCTCGGACCAGGGCCGAGATCCTCGACGTGGCGGCGCGGGAGTTCGCCCGGCTGGGATACGACGGCGCCCGCGTCGACGAGATCGCCGCGCTCACCCGCACCACCAAGCGGATGATCTACTACTACTTCGGCGGCAAGGAGCAGTTGTTCGTCGCGGTGCTGGAGCGCGCCTACACCGAGGTGCGCTCCGCCGAGGCCGGCATCGACGTGGCGCACCTCGCGCCCGTCGAGGCCATCCGGCGCCTCGCGGAGCTCACCTACGACCACCACCACGGCCACCCCGACTTCATCCGGCTCGTCAGCATCGAGAACATCCACCTCGCCGAGCACCTGCGCACCTCGGAGGTGCTCGCCAACCTCGGCGCCCCGGCGATCGACCTGATCTCCCGCATCCTCGCCGCGGGCACCGCCTCCGGCGACTTCACGACCGACGCCGACGCCGTCGACGTGCACATGATGATCAGCGCGTTCTGCGTCTTCGCCGTCGCCAACCAGCACACCTTCCAGGCCCTCTTCGACCGGGACCTGACCGCCGAGGCCGACCGGGACCGCTACCGGCGCATGATCGGGGAGATGGTCGTGGCCTACCTGACGGGCGGCGGCCGCAACGTCGACGAGTAG
- a CDS encoding citryl-CoA lyase gives MNAIVDPTGEVGAWWATAVSHMEPGIVELRGRPVQELIGTVDLTSMIWLMLRGELPDAARSALLQAALVAGVDHGPQAPSIAIARMAATCGVGLNNAMASGVNVLGDAHGGAGEQCVRLLDEVLRLERDGLEIAEAAATAVAAGPKYVPGFGHRFHPRDPRRDPLVSLAEQAVRDGVVPGDHLRAGLAVEEHLRSARSRPVPMNIDGATAIIYAELGFAAPLARGLFVLSRSIGILAHAWEESGSGRRNKGPVPRSIVPARLG, from the coding sequence GTGAACGCGATAGTGGACCCCACCGGAGAGGTCGGCGCCTGGTGGGCGACCGCCGTCTCCCACATGGAACCCGGGATCGTCGAGCTGCGCGGACGGCCGGTCCAGGAGCTGATCGGCACCGTCGACCTGACGTCCATGATCTGGCTCATGCTCCGCGGCGAACTCCCCGACGCCGCCCGGTCCGCCCTGCTCCAGGCCGCGCTCGTCGCGGGCGTCGACCACGGGCCGCAGGCGCCGTCCATCGCGATCGCCCGGATGGCCGCCACCTGCGGGGTCGGCCTCAACAACGCGATGGCCAGCGGAGTCAACGTCCTGGGCGACGCGCACGGCGGAGCCGGAGAGCAGTGCGTTCGACTGCTGGACGAGGTCCTCCGCCTGGAGCGCGACGGCCTGGAGATCGCCGAGGCCGCCGCCACGGCGGTGGCGGCCGGACCCAAGTACGTCCCCGGCTTCGGGCACCGGTTCCATCCGCGCGACCCGCGTCGCGACCCCCTCGTCTCGCTCGCCGAGCAGGCCGTGCGCGATGGCGTCGTCCCCGGCGACCACCTGCGGGCGGGACTCGCGGTGGAGGAGCATCTGCGCTCCGCGCGAAGCCGACCCGTGCCGATGAACATCGACGGCGCCACCGCGATCATCTACGCCGAACTCGGGTTCGCCGCACCGCTCGCCCGCGGGCTGTTCGTCCTCAGCCGCAGCATCGGCATCCTCGCCCACGCCTGGGAGGAGAGCGGCAGCGGCCGGCGCAACAAGGGACCCGTGCCCCGCTCGATCGTCCCCGCCCGCCTAGGCTGA
- a CDS encoding CaiB/BaiF CoA transferase family protein, giving the protein MSPLGGIRVLDLTNVLAGPYCSYQLMLLGADVVKVEVPGQGDLARQLGPDPELNRSRLGASFLAQNAGKKSVELDLKSDAGRRSFEEMVGQADVLLENFRAGVLARLGYGWERLRELNPRLVYCAISGFGQTGPMSQAPAYDQVVQGLSGMMSVTGTPETAPLRVGFPVCDTIGGLTAALHICAALAGRDTTGEGVFLDVSMLESAISAMGWTVSNYLVSGVEPEPMGDQNATAAPSGTFRAADGPLNIAANRQEQFERLCALVGRPDLLEDPRFAEREARKEHREELNDLLNAALAERTALAWEETLVAAGIPAARIVTVPQALRLEQLEHRGFITELPFPDGSARVLRVSGGGVLHDGRPLRPSQSPPLLGQHTGEPIWKEAS; this is encoded by the coding sequence ATGTCACCTCTCGGAGGCATACGCGTCCTCGACCTGACCAATGTGCTGGCCGGACCGTACTGCAGCTACCAGCTGATGCTGCTCGGCGCCGACGTGGTCAAGGTCGAGGTGCCCGGGCAGGGCGACCTCGCCCGGCAGCTCGGCCCCGACCCGGAGCTCAACCGATCCCGCCTGGGCGCGTCCTTCCTCGCCCAGAACGCGGGCAAGAAGTCGGTCGAACTCGACCTGAAGTCCGACGCCGGACGCCGGTCCTTCGAGGAGATGGTCGGCCAGGCCGACGTGCTCCTGGAGAACTTCCGCGCCGGCGTCCTGGCCCGCCTCGGCTACGGCTGGGAGCGCCTGCGCGAGCTCAACCCGAGGCTCGTGTACTGCGCCATCTCCGGGTTCGGCCAGACCGGCCCGATGAGCCAGGCCCCGGCCTACGACCAGGTGGTCCAGGGCCTGTCCGGCATGATGTCGGTCACCGGCACGCCCGAGACCGCCCCGCTCCGCGTCGGGTTCCCGGTGTGCGACACGATCGGCGGTCTCACCGCGGCCCTGCACATCTGCGCCGCCCTGGCCGGCCGTGACACCACCGGCGAAGGCGTGTTCCTCGACGTGTCGATGCTGGAGTCGGCGATCTCGGCCATGGGCTGGACCGTCTCGAACTACCTGGTCAGCGGGGTGGAGCCGGAGCCGATGGGCGACCAGAACGCCACCGCGGCGCCCTCGGGAACGTTCCGGGCCGCGGACGGGCCGCTCAACATCGCGGCCAACCGGCAGGAGCAGTTCGAGCGGCTCTGCGCGCTGGTCGGCCGCCCCGACCTCCTGGAGGACCCCCGCTTCGCCGAACGCGAGGCGCGCAAGGAGCATCGCGAGGAGCTCAACGACCTGCTCAACGCGGCCCTCGCGGAGCGGACGGCGCTGGCATGGGAGGAGACCCTCGTCGCCGCCGGGATCCCCGCGGCCCGGATCGTCACCGTCCCGCAGGCCCTGCGGCTGGAACAGCTCGAACACCGGGGCTTCATCACCGAGCTGCCCTTCCCCGACGGCTCCGCGCGCGTGCTGCGGGTGAGCGGAGGGGGCGTGCTGCACGACGGGCGGCCGCTGCGGCCCTCGCAGTCCCCTCCCCTGCTGGGACAGCACACCGGTGAGCCGATCTGGAAGGAGGCGTCGTGA
- a CDS encoding DUF1697 domain-containing protein codes for MTKYAALLRGINVGAGGGRRVPMADLRSLMEGLGHKDVQTYLQSGQAVFTAENGDEESLAAGLAQALEERFGRTFDVIVRDHAYLRAIGEACPFPAAELEGRQLHVTFFATSPEPDRFAEIDRADYLPEDFRLGDRALYLYAPDGLGSSALAVRLARPTLLKGLITTSRNWNTVKKLIDLTRP; via the coding sequence ATGACGAAGTATGCGGCGCTGTTGCGCGGGATCAACGTGGGCGCGGGCGGCGGCAGGAGGGTCCCGATGGCCGACCTGCGCAGCCTGATGGAGGGCCTCGGCCACAAGGACGTGCAGACCTACCTTCAGAGCGGGCAGGCGGTGTTCACCGCCGAGAACGGTGACGAGGAATCACTCGCGGCCGGCCTCGCCCAGGCGCTGGAAGAGCGCTTCGGCCGCACCTTCGACGTGATCGTCCGCGACCACGCCTACCTGCGCGCGATCGGCGAGGCGTGCCCCTTTCCCGCCGCCGAGCTGGAAGGCCGCCAGCTCCACGTCACCTTCTTCGCGACGAGCCCGGAGCCCGACCGCTTCGCCGAAATCGACCGCGCCGACTATCTCCCCGAGGACTTCCGCCTCGGCGACCGCGCCCTCTACCTCTACGCCCCCGACGGCCTGGGCAGCTCCGCGCTCGCCGTCCGCCTGGCCCGCCCGACCCTCCTCAAGGGCCTCATCACCACCTCCCGCAACTGGAACACCGTCAAAAAGCTCATCGACCTGACCCGCCCCTGA
- the erm gene encoding 23S ribosomal RNA methyltransferase Erm, with protein sequence MSQNFLIDPEAVARLIRAARPSGLVLEPGTGDGAVTTALVEAGAEVVGYELDPLLAARLRARTGLNIVRGDFTRARPPGGPFAVVGNIPYSATSAIVDWCLKAPSLTSATLVTQLEYARKRGGDYGRWSRRTVETWPYFTWTLHERIARESFRPIPSVDSAILRIERRPVPLVRDGDAWRRLVERGFSGVGGSLFASIGRSHPGAESAFAHAGIARDTVVAFVHPDQWIALHSALHA encoded by the coding sequence ATGTCGCAGAACTTCCTCATCGACCCGGAGGCCGTCGCGCGGCTGATCAGGGCGGCGCGGCCGAGTGGGCTCGTGCTGGAGCCGGGAACCGGCGATGGCGCGGTCACCACCGCGCTGGTCGAGGCCGGTGCCGAGGTCGTCGGCTACGAGCTCGATCCGCTGCTCGCGGCGCGGCTCAGAGCGCGGACCGGACTGAACATCGTCCGGGGCGACTTCACCAGGGCGCGTCCGCCGGGTGGGCCGTTCGCCGTCGTGGGGAACATCCCGTACTCGGCGACGTCCGCGATCGTCGACTGGTGCCTGAAGGCGCCGTCCCTGACGTCGGCGACGCTGGTGACCCAGCTGGAGTACGCCCGCAAGCGCGGCGGTGACTACGGCCGGTGGAGCCGGCGCACCGTGGAGACCTGGCCGTACTTCACCTGGACCCTGCACGAAAGGATCGCCAGAGAGAGCTTCCGTCCCATCCCGTCCGTCGACTCGGCGATCCTCCGGATCGAGCGCCGCCCCGTGCCGCTGGTGCGCGACGGCGATGCCTGGCGGCGCCTGGTCGAACGGGGCTTCTCCGGCGTCGGCGGCTCCCTGTTCGCCTCGATCGGCCGGAGCCACCCCGGTGCCGAATCCGCGTTCGCGCACGCGGGCATCGCCCGCGACACGGTCGTGGCGTTCGTCCACCCGGATCAGTGGATCGCCCTGCACTCCGCTCTGCACGCCTGA
- a CDS encoding bifunctional sugar phosphate isomerase/epimerase/4-hydroxyphenylpyruvate dioxygenase family protein produces the protein MRKSIATVSLSGSLTEKLSAASAAGFDGIELFENDLLASPLSPKDIRLLAEDLGLRIELYQPFRDAEALPADAFARVLRRAEQKFAVMEQLGAPMLLVCSTVSAQAVDDDLLAAEQLRTLAERASEHGVRIAYEALAWGRHVSDYRHSWRIVEAADHPSLGVCLDSFHILTLGDDPAGIREIPAEKLFFLQLADAPDLDMEPLHFSRHYRCFPGQGVFDLTGFTEHVLAAGYEGPLSLEVFNDVFRRTDAERTAVDAMRSLIVLGDAVRHRLPERVGLDPLPPVSPSQGFAFAEITVDTRSETQVRGMLAGLGFTLRGVHRTKPVQLWQQGDARLVVNRAHFNGTDRERGDAFVSVIGVETADPRSAAARADALLAPPAPRAIGAGESRLPALIAPDGSNLYFCRTAADDGWLADFAPLRDGSGAPVLDAIDHIALSPHADHYDETVLFYRAAFGLALRSNEEIASPHGLVRSRAIADDHLRLIFNVPVLLDDAAPRLQHVAFSCTDIFAAAAHLRTADVPLLPIPGNYYEDLAARTDLPASTLTTMRDHGILYDRSGEAEFFHLYTTTAGRSLFFEVVQRVGSYTGYGAPNAPIRRAAQHL, from the coding sequence TTGCGCAAGTCCATAGCCACCGTCTCCCTGAGCGGTTCACTGACCGAGAAGCTGAGCGCGGCGTCCGCGGCGGGCTTCGACGGGATCGAGCTCTTCGAGAACGATCTCCTGGCCAGCCCCCTCAGCCCGAAGGACATCCGGCTCCTGGCCGAGGATCTCGGCCTGCGCATCGAGCTCTACCAGCCCTTCCGCGACGCCGAGGCCCTGCCCGCCGACGCCTTCGCCCGTGTCCTGCGCCGGGCCGAGCAGAAGTTCGCGGTGATGGAGCAGCTCGGCGCCCCGATGCTGCTCGTCTGCTCCACGGTGTCCGCCCAGGCCGTCGACGACGACCTCCTCGCGGCCGAGCAGCTGCGGACCCTGGCGGAGCGGGCGTCCGAGCACGGCGTACGCATCGCCTACGAAGCCCTCGCCTGGGGCCGCCACGTCAGCGACTACCGGCACTCCTGGCGGATCGTCGAGGCCGCCGACCATCCCTCCCTGGGCGTCTGCCTCGACAGCTTCCACATCCTCACCCTCGGCGACGACCCCGCCGGAATCCGCGAGATCCCCGCCGAGAAGCTGTTCTTCCTCCAGCTCGCCGACGCCCCCGACCTCGACATGGAACCCCTCCACTTCAGCAGGCACTACCGCTGCTTCCCCGGCCAGGGCGTCTTCGACCTCACGGGCTTCACCGAGCACGTCCTGGCCGCGGGCTACGAAGGGCCGCTCTCCCTCGAGGTCTTCAACGACGTCTTCCGCCGCACCGACGCCGAGCGCACCGCCGTCGACGCGATGCGCTCCCTCATCGTCCTCGGCGACGCCGTCCGCCACCGGCTCCCCGAGCGCGTCGGCCTCGACCCGCTACCGCCGGTCTCCCCATCGCAGGGATTCGCCTTCGCCGAGATCACCGTCGACACCCGCTCCGAGACCCAGGTCCGCGGCATGCTCGCCGGGCTCGGATTCACCTTGCGGGGCGTCCACCGCACCAAGCCGGTCCAGCTGTGGCAGCAGGGCGACGCCCGCCTCGTCGTCAACCGGGCGCACTTCAACGGCACGGACCGGGAGCGGGGAGACGCCTTCGTCTCCGTCATCGGCGTGGAGACCGCCGACCCGCGCTCCGCCGCCGCGCGGGCCGACGCCCTGCTGGCGCCGCCCGCACCGCGCGCCATCGGAGCCGGGGAGTCCCGCCTGCCCGCGCTGATCGCGCCCGACGGCTCCAACCTCTACTTCTGCCGCACCGCCGCCGACGACGGATGGCTCGCCGACTTCGCCCCCCTGCGCGACGGCTCCGGCGCCCCCGTCCTCGACGCCATCGACCACATCGCCCTGTCCCCCCACGCCGACCACTACGACGAGACCGTGCTGTTCTACCGCGCGGCGTTCGGCCTGGCCCTCCGCTCGAACGAGGAGATCGCCTCCCCCCACGGCCTCGTCCGCAGCCGCGCCATCGCCGACGACCACCTCCGCCTCATCTTCAACGTGCCCGTCCTCCTCGATGACGCGGCGCCCCGCCTCCAGCACGTCGCCTTCTCCTGCACCGACATCTTCGCCGCCGCCGCGCACCTCCGCACCGCCGACGTCCCGCTCCTGCCCATCCCCGGCAACTACTACGAAGACCTCGCCGCCCGCACCGACCTCCCCGCCTCGACCCTCACCACCATGCGCGACCACGGCATCCTCTACGACCGATCGGGCGAAGCCGAGTTCTTCCACCTCTACACCACCACCGCAGGCCGCTCCCTCTTCTTCGAAGTCGTCCAGCGCGTCGGCTCCTACACCGGCTACGGCGCCCCCAACGCCCCCATCCGCCGCGCCGCCCAACACCTCTGA